Proteins found in one Fusarium keratoplasticum isolate Fu6.1 chromosome 12, whole genome shotgun sequence genomic segment:
- a CDS encoding CCHC-type domain-containing protein, which produces MASPQPPADRKSFRVAIVCALPHEADAVTLLFDQFWDEERDPYGRADGDTNTYITGRIGDHHVVLAVLPNMGTNSAAAATASLRSSYTGLKLAILVGICGGVPRIANFDAFLGDVVVSKTIIQYDYGRQYPGHFAIKNTVEDSLGRANKDIRGLLAVFETELMRERLQIEASKHLKHLQEAGKKKRRRANYDYPGMKEDKLYPSTYTHRHRKWCSVCTNDPDVFCESAFKASCAEAGCDSTNLIVRERPGDLIQGGDFCPEIFIGRIGSGNTVMKSGEDRDRVAARHGLIAFEMEGAGAWDEVPCIVVKGICDYADSHKNKDWQKFAAATAASVAKAILGRYAVHDGDRGSTLKSDQHNANRRSIAGNSFRDRAWINQGDVRGDLTFGST; this is translated from the exons ATGGCTTCCCCACAACCACCTGCCGACCGCAAAAGCTTTCGAGTTGCCATAGTGTGCGCTCTGCCTCACGAGGCTGATGCTGTTACCTTGCTGTTCGATCAGTTTTGGGACGAGGAACGTGATCCTTACGGCCGAGCAGATGGCGACACGAATACCTACATCACTGGTCGCATCGGGGACCACCATGTTGTTCTGGCTGTTCTTCCAAACATGGGCACCAACAGCGCAGCGGCTGCAACTGCTAGCTTGCGATCGAGCTACACTGGTCTTAAACTCGCTATCCTTGTCGGCATATGTGGTGGTGTCCCCCGCATCGCGAATTTCGACGCATTCCTGGGCGATGTTGTCGTGAGCAAGACCATCATCCAATACGACTACGGCAGGCAATATCCCGGGCATTTCGCCATCAAGAACACCGTCGAAGACAGTCTTGGACGAGCCAACAAGGACATCCGGGGCCTGCTTGCAGTCTTTGAAACAGAGCTCATGAGAGAGCGGCTGCAGATCGAGGCTTCAAAGCACCTAAAGCATCTGCAGGAAGCCGGTAAAAAGAAACGACGCCGAGCCAATTACGACTATCCTGGGATGAAGGAAGACAAACTATATCCTTCGACATATACTCACAGACATCGAAAGTGGTGCAGCGTATGTACTAACGACCCTGACGTCTTCTGCGAGTCAGCTTTCAAGGCTTCGTGTGCCGAGGCTGGGTGTGATTCCACCAATCTGATTGTGAGAGAGCGCCCCGGAGATCTTATCCAGGGTGGAGATTTCTGCCCAGAGATCTTCATCGGTCGTATCGGATCCGGTAACACCGTCATGAAGAGCGGAGAGGATCGAGACCGGGTCGCCGCTAGACACGGCCTTATTGCgttcgagatggagggcGCGGGAGCCTGGGATGAAGTTCCGTGTATCGTTGTCAAGGGTATCTGCGACTACGCAGATAGCCATAAGAATAAAGACTGGCAAAAATTTGCCGCAGCTACTGCTGCATCTGTGGCGAAAGCCATTCTAGGACGATACGCAGTCCACGATGGAGATCGGGGTTCGACCCTAAAAAGCG ATCAACACAATGCCAACAGACGTAGCATTGCGGGAAATTCATTTAGAGACAGAGCCTGGATCAACCAGGGTGATGTGAGAGGAGACCTGACGTTTGGGTCTACATAA